The following proteins are co-located in the Styela clava chromosome 15, kaStyClav1.hap1.2, whole genome shotgun sequence genome:
- the LOC120334172 gene encoding cytochrome P450 2J4-like, with amino-acid sequence MEEEATTHGLFFHYANIQSAILFVIVLGLYWLLFKKDDNSANLPPGPKGWPLLGNLPSLSLHSEREMMAWNKEYGPVCRLKMGNIEFIILGSVEAVQEAFVKKSDIFSGRLQDSVPGISGTHGILFLDYGNQLKEQRRFGLATLKEFGMGRRSIESSMLEKCSELCEQIDLEIEKGKPFSIDFMVYQTVSSVISKLVFNKNLARENKEFRDFLHLIMTGSKYSAINGITVFFPPLKKIPPFSWGRRESEIYEQNHQRLFQQEIDDHKATRDPKEPRDFIDCFLNEMDIAGKSSEGADALGYHDKQLKFLARDFFLAGSETTSSTICWVVLYLSRNQEIQTKMHKEIIDVLGHAQQPSTGFADKMPYMKAVIQEILRMRPLAPIAIPHRAIREGTIMGYRIPKDAMVVANIFGIQNNEETWPDPEKFDPCRHLDADGKFVKMPGMIPFSIGARQCLGMQLANMELHLIVASLFQRYRFHFAGDNDIDMRGKNIFSLRPYPFKVTAVKL; translated from the exons ATGGAAGAAGAAGCTACAACTCATGGACTTTTCTTTCACTATGCAAATATTCAGTCAGCAATATTGTTTGTAATTGTCCTCGGATTATACTGGCTTTTATTCAAGAAGGACGATAATTCAGCAAATCTTCCACCAG GTCCCAAAGGATGGCCACTACTTGGGAATTTGCCTTCTTTGAGTCTTCATTCTGAGCGTGAAATGATGGCATGGAATAAAGAGTATGGGCCAGTTTGTCGACTGAAAATGGGTAACATCGAATTTATCATACTGGGCAGTGTTGAAGCGGTACAAGAAGCATTTGTCAAGAAGAGCGACATATTTTCAGGCCGTCTTCAAGATTCAGTCCCTGGAATATCGGGGACTCATGGAATACTTTTCTTGGATTACGGGAACCAATTGAAAGAGCAACGTCGATTTGGATTGGCAACCCTGAAAGAATTTGGAATGGGTCGTCGAAGTATTGAGTCAAGTATGCTTGAAAAATGTTCAGAGCTTTGTGAACAAATAGACCTGGAAATAGAGAAGGGAAAACCATTTTCGATTGATTTCATGGTTTACCAGACTGTATCAAGTGTTATTTCAAAGCttgtattcaataaaaatttagcTCGCGAGAATAAGGAGTTCCGGGattttcttcacttaatcatgACTGGATCAAAATACAGCGCTATCAACGGAATCACCGTGTTTTTTCCACCACTGAAG AAAATCCCCCCGTTTTCCTGGGGTAGGagagaatcggaaatttacgaACAAAATCATCAGCGCCTTTTCCAGCAAGAAATAGACGACCATAAAGCGACCAGAGATCCAAAAGAACCAAGAGATTTTATCGATTGCTTTTTAAATGAGATGGATATTGCGGGAAAATCATCGGAGGGAGCTGACGCATTAG GCTATCACGACAAACAATTGAAATTTCTGGCTCGTGATTTTTTTCTCGCTGGATCAGAAACAACCTCAAGCACAATATGTTGGGTCGTTTTATATCTGTCACGAAATCAAGAAATACAGACTAAAATGCATAAAGAAATAATTGATGTTCTCGGGCATGCTCAACAACCCAGTACCGGTTTTGCAGATAAAATGCCGTACATGAAAGCGGTCATTCAG GAAATTCTACGTATGAGGCCACTAGCACCGATTGCAATACCACACCGTGCCATCCGAGAGGGTACAATCATGGGATATCGTATTCCAAAGGATGCAATGGTAGTGGCAAACATCTTCGGAATCCAAAACAATGAAGAAACCTGGCCGGATCCGGAGAAATTTGATCCTTGTCGCCATCTCGATGCAGACGGTAAATTTGTTAAGATGCCAGGGATGATCCCATTTTCGATCGGAGCTCGCCAATGCTTGGGAATGCAACTTGCTAATATGGAACTGCATCTGATTGTTGCTTCTCTGTTTCAAAGATATCGATTTCACTTTGCAGGCGACAATGATATAGATATGCGTGGAAAGAACATTTTCAGTCTTCGTCCATATCCATTCAAAGTTACTGCAGTCAAACTCTGA